TGGCGCTTGAGCGCGGTGGTCTCCATCTCGGGCTTGAAGAAGGCCATGCCGTTGCGGCCGTTGCGCTTGGCCTCGTACAACGCCATGTCGGCGTAGCGCAGCAGGTGGTCGGCGGTGCATTCCGGCGTGTCGGCCACGGCGATGCCGATGCTGACCGTCACCGGCACGGTGTGGCCGTCGATCTCGAACGGCGCGCGCACGGCGTCCACCAGGCGCTGCGCCATGCGGCGCACGTCCTCGGTCTGCTCGATGTTGGGCAGCACCACGGCGAATTCGTCGCCGCCCAGCCGCGCCAGCGTGTCCTGTTCGCGCAGGACCTTGGGCAGGCGCTTGGCCAGGAGGCGCAGCAGCTCGTCGCCGAACTGGTGGCCCAGCGTGTCGTTGACGCTCTTGAAGTTGTCCAGGTCCAGGCACAGCACCGCGGTGCCGCGGCCGTCGCTGGCCGCGTTCAGCGCCTTGAGCATCTGTTCGCGGAACAGGCGCCGGTTTGGCATGCCGGTCAGCGTGTCGTGGTGGGCCATGTAGCGCACCTGCGCATGGGCGGCGTTCTCGTCGGTGACGTCATCGGCGATCAGCAGCACATAGCGCGAGCGCGGATCGCTGTTGTGGAACACCAGCGTCTTGGTACGCAGCGAGCGCGGGCCCAGCGTGGTGGACAGCTCCTCTTCCTCTTCGCGCATGGCGCCGTCCGAGCGCAGCGCATCATTGCAGAGCCGCTCGAAGAAGGCGCAGGCCTGTTCCGGCAGGCATTCCTGCATGGTCCGGCCGCGCATGTCGGCGCGGTCGACGCCGAACATGGCCTGCACCTGGCGGTTGGCCAGCACGATCCGGCGCGACACCGCGTCCATCACCAGCACGCAGGAAGGGATCTGCGAAATCACCGCGTCCAGGAAGCTCGACAGCGAGCCCAGCTCGGCGTTGTAGCGCTCGGTCATTTCCTTGGCGCGCAGCAGCTGCTGTTCCTGCATGCGGCGCTCGGTCTCGTCGCGCGTGATCTTGGCGTAGCCGAGCAGTTCGCCGCTGTCGCCGTGGATCGCGTCGATCACCACGCTGGCCCAGAACAGGGTGCCGTCCTTGCGCACGCGCCAGCCCTCGGCGGCGAACTTGCCCCGGTCGCGGGCCCGCGCCAGTCCGGCTTGCGGCAGGCCCGAGGCCCGGTCTTCCGGGGTATAGAAGCAGGAGAAATTCTGGCCGACGATCTCGTCGGCCGCATAGCCCTTGGTGCGTTCGGCGCCGGCGTTCCAGTTGGCGACGGTGCCGTCCGGAGACAGCATATAGATGGCGTAGTCCTCGACACCCTGCACCAGGTGCCTGTACATGACGTCCGAATTCGCGATGGTCATAGCTTATGGCCGGTCTTCCGGCATGGGCCGCCGCTGCGGCTGGCATGAAAACATGACGGGATATATGGCTTTACGTCTGCGGAAGCCAAATATTTATCCCGCATATGAAAATGCCAAAAGCCTGCGCATTATTGCGAAGGCCGTCCAACTGTTGCGAAAAAGTACGCCTATCCGGCGCGGTGTTCAGCCTCGGCCGAAGCCCACGCGTTGCTTGAGCGCCTGCGCGATCATCGCGGTGTCGATGTCCTTGCCCGGATGGCGCTGGCAGAAGTCGTAGAGCACCGCCACGTAGGCGTTGCCCAGCAGCTTGGTGAGGGTGGCGGCGGTGGTGGCGGCGATGGTGCCGCCGGCCGCGCTGCCGGCGCCCGGGATCAGCTTGAGCAGGCTGGACACCACCGAGCGGCCGATCAGCGTGGCGGCCGAGGCGCCCAGCGTGGACGTGACCAGCGTGGTGATGGCCGCCGTGTCCAGCTCCATGCCGAAGGTGATGCCGATCTTGGCGATCATGCCGACCTGGATCGGCACCAGCGCGAAGGCGTCGGAAAACGGGATGGGCGCGGCGGCGGCCGACGCGGCCAGGCCGGCGGCGATGTTCACTTCGATCTCAGCCCGCTTTTTTTTTACTTCCAGCGCCTGCTTGTTGCGGGTGGACAGCGCATTGGCGTA
The Achromobacter sp. AONIH1 DNA segment above includes these coding regions:
- a CDS encoding EAL domain-containing protein, producing the protein MTIANSDVMYRHLVQGVEDYAIYMLSPDGTVANWNAGAERTKGYAADEIVGQNFSCFYTPEDRASGLPQAGLARARDRGKFAAEGWRVRKDGTLFWASVVIDAIHGDSGELLGYAKITRDETERRMQEQQLLRAKEMTERYNAELGSLSSFLDAVISQIPSCVLVMDAVSRRIVLANRQVQAMFGVDRADMRGRTMQECLPEQACAFFERLCNDALRSDGAMREEEEELSTTLGPRSLRTKTLVFHNSDPRSRYVLLIADDVTDENAAHAQVRYMAHHDTLTGMPNRRLFREQMLKALNAASDGRGTAVLCLDLDNFKSVNDTLGHQFGDELLRLLAKRLPKVLREQDTLARLGGDEFAVVLPNIEQTEDVRRMAQRLVDAVRAPFEIDGHTVPVTVSIGIAVADTPECTADHLLRYADMALYEAKRNGRNGMAFFKPEMETTALKRHEMEMDLRQAIISQQLRLHYQPIKDASHVRTVGREALMRWQHPTKGLIMPNDFIPVAEETGLIHELSAFTLHEACREAMRWEPHETVAVNLSASQFANSALVSLVESALTTSGLPADRLELEITESVLLANSAANLSTLTRLKDMGVKVALDDFGTGYSSLSYLRSFEFDKIKIDKSFTQDVESSREALAIIRAINGIGRSLDIPTTAEGVETPAQLRRLTEEGCTHFQGYLLGRPVSHEPGATPPTST